The Candidatus Eremiobacterota bacterium genome includes a window with the following:
- a CDS encoding helix-turn-helix domain-containing protein, which translates to MPAENDRDPHIDWSRFGKGSRAQINAEAAEEKKRLGLTGRYKRFRAHIDGNVYDIPIPDVRAIRERLRLSQAEFAERFHLSQRTVQQWEQHRAMPDMPARVLLKAIQRAPEVIAAAAAEVRKEMRAWRRATP; encoded by the coding sequence ATGCCGGCTGAGAATGATCGAGATCCTCACATTGATTGGTCGCGCTTTGGAAAGGGGTCCCGTGCACAGATCAACGCGGAAGCTGCCGAGGAGAAGAAGCGCCTAGGATTGACGGGGCGTTACAAGCGGTTTCGCGCGCACATCGACGGCAATGTCTACGACATACCGATACCCGACGTGCGCGCGATCCGCGAGCGATTGCGGCTTTCGCAAGCGGAGTTCGCCGAGCGCTTCCATTTGAGCCAACGGACCGTTCAACAGTGGGAACAGCATCGCGCGATGCCGGACATGCCGGCCCGCGTGTTGCTGAAGGCGATCCAGCGCGCGCCCGAGGTGATCGCCGCGGCCGCTGCCGAGGTACGAAAGGAAATGCGCGCCTGGCGGCGGGCTACTCCTTGA
- a CDS encoding BrnT family toxin: MAEYRDEAFEWDQDKSADRLARSGFDFHAAKRIFESNRYVERWDEAHSDGEDHFIATGLVETVFVSAVYVEREGRKRIVSAFKADDDDIADFMVTYAG, from the coding sequence TTGGCCGAATACCGCGACGAGGCGTTCGAATGGGACCAGGACAAAAGCGCCGACCGGCTCGCAAGGAGCGGCTTCGATTTCCACGCCGCCAAGCGGATCTTCGAGTCGAACCGGTACGTCGAGCGCTGGGACGAGGCTCATTCCGACGGCGAAGATCATTTCATCGCGACGGGCTTGGTGGAGACGGTCTTCGTCAGCGCCGTTTACGTCGAGCGCGAAGGGCGGAAGCGCATCGTCAGCGCCTTCAAGGCTGACGACGACGACATCGCCGACTTCATGGTGACCTATGCCGGCTGA